Proteins from a single region of Seriola aureovittata isolate HTS-2021-v1 ecotype China chromosome 9, ASM2101889v1, whole genome shotgun sequence:
- the LOC130174742 gene encoding semaphorin-3F-like, which produces MTVTMTASGAQLLLLALCVYRGSGLQQSAPRVRLSFKELMDTRAARPFSFSFNTSDYRILLMDQDQGRLYLGSREYLVALDMHNVNKEPLIIHWPASAKRKGECQMTGKGRQGECANFVRLIEPWNRTHLYTCGTGAYQPICTFINRGWRAEDYLFRLVPGYVDSGKGKCSYDPTQENIAVLINGNLYAGVHIDFMSTDAALFRTMGGRTAIRTEQYDSRWLNEPVFVQIQQIPDSAERNDDKLYFFFREKSLESSGGASPSVLARVGRVCLNDEGGQKSLVNRWTTFLKARLICSVIGEDGVETRFDELRDVFIQPTQDERNPMVYALFTTAGSVFKGSAVCVYSMADIRNVFNGPFAHKHGHNYQWTEYTGKIPYPRPGTCPGGTFTPGIRSSKNFSDEAVDFIRAHPLMFHPVYPIHRRPLVVRTGVDYRFTALVVDQVDAVDGRYEVLFLGTDRGTVQKVIVLPKDPISMEELTLEEVEVFRTRAPVKTMKISSKRQQLYVSSDAGLTQVSLHRCGVYGRACSDCCLARDPYCAWDGESCSAFTSSTKRRSRRQDVKHGDPLRQCRGFNAKVEKRLRETVQFGVEGSSTFLECQPRSPQATVKWLFQREGKRKVLNRVGGLLKTNHGILLKSLNQSDAGLYHCLATENNFKHTVARVALRILDRDIVLALTAQDEDEEPKTRQAATYPQSSLVSTPFPPEIRLINQYCQSYWEQLSPKQQQQRKRTSRRHTESQDQGLG; this is translated from the exons ATGACTGTTACCATGACAGCATCTGGAGCCCAACTCCTCCTGTTAGccttgtgtgtttacagaggcTCGGGCCTGCAGCAGTCTGCTCCCAGGGTTCGCCTCTCCTTCAAAG AGCTGATGGACACTCGGGCAGCACGGCCCTTCAGTTTCTCCTTCAACACCAGCGACTACCGCATCCTCCTGATGGATCAGGATCAGGGCCGTCTTTACCTGGGCAGCCGGGAGTACCTGGTGGCTCTGGACATGCACAATGTCAACAAGGAGCCACTCATT atccACTGGCCAGCATCTGCTAAGAGAAAGGGAGAATGTCAGATGACAGGAAAGGGAAGACAG GGAGAATGTGCCAACTTTGTGAGGTTGATAGAACCGTGGAACCGCACCCACCTCTACACCTGCGGAACGGGGGCGTACCAGCCCATCTGCACATTCATCAACAGAGGCTGGAGGGCAGAG GACTACCTGTTTAGGCTGGTCCCTGGGTATGTGGATTCAGGGAAGGGAAAATGTTCCTATGATCCCACACAGGAGAACATTGCAGTTCTAATCA ATGGTAACCTATATGCGGGGGTCCACATTGACTTCATGAGTACAGATGCTGCTCTGTTTAGGACCATGGGAGGGAGAACAGCAATCAGGACAGAGCAGTATGACTCCAGGTGGCTCAACG AGCCTGTGTTTGTTCAGATCCAGCAGATCCCTGACAGTGCAGAAAGGAACGACGACAAACTTTACTTCTTTTTCCGTGAGAAAAGTCTCGAGTCAAGCGGTGGGGCGAGCCCCAGCGTTTTAGCCAGGGTGGGAAGAGTGTGTCTG AATGATGAAGGAGGGCAGAAGTCCCTGGTGAACCGCTGGACGACGTTCCTGAAGGCTCGTCTTATCTGCTCAGTGATAGGAGAAGATGGAGTGGAGACACGGTTTGATGAACTAC GGGATGTGTTTATTCAACCCACACAGGATGAACGAAACCCTATGGTGTATGCTCTCTTCACCACAGCGGG CTCTGTGTTCAAGGGCTCAGCAGTCTGCGTCTACTCAATGGCTGATATCCGCAACGTTTTCAATGGGCCGTTTGCCCACAAACATGGTCATAATTACCAGTGGACAGAGTACACTGGCAAGATCCCCTACCCACGGCCTGGAACA TGTCCAGGAGGAACCTTCACCCCTGGCATCCGCTCCTCCAAGAACTTCTCAGATGAGGCTGTGGATTTCATCAGAGCCCATCCCCTCATGTTCCATCCCGTTTATCCTATCCACCGCCGCCCCCTGGTGGTGAGAACCGGCGTGGACTACCGCTTCACTGCCCTGGTGGTGGATCAGGTGGATGCTGTGGATGGACGCTACGAGGTGCTCTTCTTGGGGACAG ATCGAGGCACTGTGCAAAAAGTTATTGTTTTGCCCAAGGACCCGATCAGCATGGAGGAACTCACTCTAGAGGAAGTGGAGGTTTTTCGG aCCAGGGCTCCTGTCAAAACAATGAAGATATCTTCTAAAAGA caacagctGTACGTGTCATCGGACGCGGGCCTGACCCAGGTGTCGCTGCACCGCTGTGGTGTGTATGGCAGGGCCTGCTCTGACTGCTGTCTGGCCCGGGACCCCTACTGTGCCTGGGATGGAGAGAGCTGCTCtgccttcacctcctccaccaaGAG GAGGAGCAGAAGACAGGACGTTAAACATGGTGACCCACTGAGGCAGTGCAGAGGCTTCAATGCCAAAG tGGAGAAACGTCTAAGAGAAACAGTGCAGTTTGGGGTGGAGGGCAGCAGTACCTTCTTAGAGTGTCAGCCTCGCTCTCCTCAGGCCACCGTCAAGTGGCTTTTccagagggaaggaaagaggaaagtg CTCAACCGTGTGGGAGGTCTCCTGAAGACCAACCACGGCATCCTCCTGAAGTCTCTCAACCAATCAGACGCGGGTCTGTACCACTGCCTCGCCACCGAGAAcaattttaaacacacagtggCCCGCGTGGCACTGCGCATCCTGGATCGAGACATCGTTTTAGCTCTCACTGCTCAAGATGAGGACGAAGAGCCAAAAACTCGCCAAGCGGCAACGTATCCACAGTCATCCCTTGTCTCCACGCCTTTCCCGCCTGAGATTAGACTGATTAATCAGTACTGCCAGTCCTACTGGGAACAGCTTAGtcccaaacagcagcagcagcgcaaGCGAACCAGccgcagacacacagagagccaGGACCAAGGCCTCGGCTAG